One window of Papaver somniferum cultivar HN1 chromosome 9, ASM357369v1, whole genome shotgun sequence genomic DNA carries:
- the LOC113307582 gene encoding diaminopimelate decarboxylase 2, chloroplastic-like yields MAAAANSLSYTPSPFTKSLKYPSKPFLSKPCVNLKPSFKNLRLTAVVSEKTTTLTPPKAFDHCFSKSDDGFLYCEGLKVQDAIDSVEKRPFYLYSKPQITRNVEAYKQALEGLDSIIGYAIKANNNLKIIEHLRKLGCGAVLVSGNELRLALKAGYDPTKCIFNGNGKLLEDLVLAVQEGVFVNVDSEFDLENIVAASRIAGKKVNVLLRINPDVDPQVHAYVATGNKNSKFGIRNEKLQWFLDEVKAHPDELNLVGAHCHLGSTITKVDIFRDAALLMVNYIDQIRAEGFELSYLNIGGGLGIDYYHAGAILPTPMDLINTVREIVVSRGLKLIIEPGRSLIANTCCLVNRVTGVKTNGTKNFIVIDGSMSELIRPSLYDAYQHIELVSPSDAEISTFDVVGPVCESADFLGKNRELPTPAKGTGLVVHDAGAYCMSMSSTYNLKMRPPEYWVEEDGSLVKIRHGETFDDHLRFFEGL; encoded by the exons ATGGCGGCTGCCGCGAATTCACTCTCCTACACTCCATCACCATTCACTAAATCTCTGAAATACCCATCAAAACCATTCTTATCTAAACCCTGTGTGAACCTAAAACCCTCATTCAAAAACCTCAGACTAACAGCAGTCGTATCTGAAAAGACCACAACTCTGACTCCACCCAAGGCCTTCGATCATTGTTTCAGCAAATCTGATGATGGGTTTTTGTATTGTGAAGGTTTGAAAGTTCAGGATGCTATAGATTCGGTGGAAAAGAGACCTTTTTATCTATACAGTAAGCCTCAGATTACCAGAAATGTTGAAGCATATAAACAAGCTTTGGAAGGTTTAGATTCGATTATTGGGTATGCAATTAAAGCTAACAATAACTTGAAGATTATTGAGCATTTGAGGAAATTGGGGTGCGGAGCTGTTCTGGTCAGTGGGAATGAATTGAGATTGGCGCTCAAAGCTGGATATGATCCCACCAa GTGCATATTTAATGGGAATGGGAAATTGTTGGAAGATTTGGTTCTTGCTGTCCAAGAGGGTGTATTTGTGAATGTGGATAGTGAATTTGATTTGGAAAATATTGTGGCAGCTTCCAGGATTGCGGGAAAGAAAGTTAATGTATTGCTTAGGATCAATCCTGATGTTGATCCTCAG GTTCATGCTTATGTTGCTACCGGAAACAAGAATTCCAAATTCGGTATTAGAAATGAAAAGCTTCAATGGTTTCTAGATGAAGTTAAAGCTCATCCTGATGAATTAAACCTCGTGGGAGCTCATTGCCATCTTGGGTCTACCATAACCAAG GTGGACATATTCAGAGATGCCGCTCTCCTAATGGTGAACTATATCGACCAGATAAGAGCCGAAGGGTTTGAACTCAGCTACTTGAACATTGGAGGTGGTCTGGGGATAGATTACTATCATGCTGGTGCTATCCTTCCCACACCCATGGATCTCATTAACACC GTTCGAGAGATAGTTGTTTCCAGAGGTCTTAAGCTCATTATTGAACCTGGGAGATCACTCATTGCCAACACTTGTTGCCTTGTTAATCGGGTCACTGGTGTTAAAACAAATGGAACAAAAAACTTTATTGTGATCGATGGCAGCATGTCTGAACTTATCAGGCCTAGCCTTTACGACGCTTATCAA cACATTGAATTGGTTTCCCCATCTGATGCTGAAATTTCAACCTTTGATGTGGTTGGCCCTGTTTGTGAGTCGGCAGATTTCTTGGGGAAGAATAGGGAACTTCCTACTCCAGCTAAG GGAACCGGATTGGTTGTTCATGATGCTGGTGCATACTGCATGAGCATGTCATCTACTTACAACCTGAAAATGAGACCACCTGAATACTGG GTGGAAGAAGATGGATCTCTGGTGAAAATCCGCCATGGAGAGACTTTTGATGATCACTTAAGGTTCTTTGAAGGTTTGTGA
- the LOC113307581 gene encoding putative bifunctional dihydrofolate reductase-thymidylate synthase isoform X1 yields MFCNSIRILPIASLQHLLKGRFRGTFSGSPPLRGFGVFKAIAEDKDCHRFTVMAGYSTLTDAPNGDSNIHSKPLRTYQVVVAATRNMGIGKDGKLPWRLPSDLKFFKEITMGTSDPSKKNAVVMGRKTWESIPMEYRPLPGRLNVVLTRSGSFDIATAENVISCSSIVSALELLAASPYCLSVEKVFVIGGGQVLREALNAPGCDAIHFTEIENNIECDTFIPPVDSAIYKPWYSSFPRVENNIRHYFVTYVRLKSSLESVVENEVTFDNNKDSSKSETEKFTFLPKMIFERHEEYNYLNLVQDIISNGNTKDDRTGTGTLSKFGSQMRFNLRKSFPLLTTKKVFWRAVVEELLWFISGSTNAKVLQQKGIHIWDGNASRDYLDSIGLTDREEGDLGPVYGFQWRHFGARYTNMHADYSWQGFDQLIDVIEKIKNKPDDRRIILSAWNPSDLSLVALPPCHMFAQFYVANGELSCQMYQRSADMGLGVPFNIASYSLLTCMIAHVCDLVPGDFIHVIGDAHVYKTHVRPLQKQLRKLPRPFPTLEISPEKKDIDSFVATDFKLMDYDPHQKIEMKMAV; encoded by the exons ATGTTTTG TAATTCAATCAGGATTTTACCAATAGCATCTCTACAACACCTACTCAAAGGTCGTTTTCGTGGAACTTTCTCGGGGTCTCCACCTTTAAGAGGATTTGGCGTCTTTAAGGCAATTGCAGAGGATAAAGATTGTCATAGATTTACAGTTATGGCTGGTTACAGCACCCTTACAGATGCTCCTAATGGCGATTCAAATATTCATTCTAAGCCTTTAAGGACTTACCAAGTTGTGGTAGCAGCAACTAGAAATATGGGCATAGGAAAGGATGGCAAATTGCCATGGAGATTACCTTCTGACCTCAAGTTTTTCAAGGAGATTACTATGGGTACATCAGATCCTTCTAAAAAGAATGCAGTGGTTATGGGTAGAAAAACATGGGAAAGTATCCCAATGGAATATCGACCTTTACCTGGCCGTCTGAATGTTGTGCTTACCCGTTCTGGAAGTTTTGACATTGCAACTGCCGAGAATGTTATTAGTTGTTCAAGCATTGTTTCAGCTTTGGAACTATTAGCAGCATCTCCTTATTGTCTATCGGTTGAGAAAGTTTTCGTTATAGGAGGTGGTCAAGTATTGAG GGAAGCTTTGAATGCTCCGGGATGTGATGCAATCCATTTTACTGAAATTGAGAACAATATTGAGTGCGACACTTTCATCCCTCCTGTTGATTCTGCGATTTACAAGCCATGGTACTCGTCCTTCCCGCGGGTAGAAAACAACATTCGGCATTATTTTGTGACTTATGTTCGGCTCAAGAGTTCCTTGGAGTCAGTTGTTGAAAATGAAGTGACATTTGATAATAATAAAGATTCCAGTAAATCTGAGACGGAAAAGTTCACCTTTTTGCCTAAGATGATTTTCGAGAGGCATGAAGAGTACAATTATTTGAATCTGGTTCAGGATATCATTTCTAATGGTAACACAAAAGATGATAGAACCGGGACCGGGACCCTGTCAAAGTTTGGTTCCCAG ATGAGGTTTAATCTCCGGAAATCTTTCCCACTTCTGACAACTAAG AAAGTATTTTGGCGAGCTGTTGTTGAAGAACTTTTGTGGTTTATCAGTGGTTCTACGAATGCAAAG GTTTTACAACAGAAAGGGATTCACATTTGGGATGGTAATGCATCCCGAGACTACCTTGACAG CATTGGTTTAACAGACAGGGAAGAGGGTGACTTGGGACCCGTATATGGGTTCCAATGGAGACACTTTGGTGCTAG GTACACTAATATGCATGCAGACTACAGTTGGCAAGGATTTGATCAATTGATAGATGTAATTGAAAAGATAAAGAACAAACCTGATGACAGGCGAATTATTCTTTCAGCTTGGAATCCATCGGATCTTAGTTTAGTGGCACTTCCACCATGTCACATGTTTGCACAG TTTTACGTAGCCAATGGGGAGCTATCATGCCAAATGTATCAACGATCTGCTGACATGGGTCTTGGTGTGCCGTTTAACATTGCATCTTATTCTCTTTTGACATGCATGATTGCTCATGTTTGCG ATCTTGTTCCTGGTGATTTCATCCATGTTATTGGTGATGCCCACGTTTACAAAACCCATGTTAGGCCTCTACAGAAACAACTTCGGAAACTTCCTAGACCTTTTCCT ACTTTGGAGATCAGTCCTGAGAAGAAGGATATAGATTCTTTTGTGGCGACTGATTTCAAGCTAATGGATTATGATCCTCACCAGAAGATAGAGATGAAAATGGCTGTTTAA
- the LOC113307581 gene encoding bifunctional dihydrofolate reductase-thymidylate synthase-like isoform X2 has protein sequence MAGYSTLTDAPNGDSNIHSKPLRTYQVVVAATRNMGIGKDGKLPWRLPSDLKFFKEITMGTSDPSKKNAVVMGRKTWESIPMEYRPLPGRLNVVLTRSGSFDIATAENVISCSSIVSALELLAASPYCLSVEKVFVIGGGQVLREALNAPGCDAIHFTEIENNIECDTFIPPVDSAIYKPWYSSFPRVENNIRHYFVTYVRLKSSLESVVENEVTFDNNKDSSKSETEKFTFLPKMIFERHEEYNYLNLVQDIISNGNTKDDRTGTGTLSKFGSQMRFNLRKSFPLLTTKKVFWRAVVEELLWFISGSTNAKVLQQKGIHIWDGNASRDYLDSIGLTDREEGDLGPVYGFQWRHFGARYTNMHADYSWQGFDQLIDVIEKIKNKPDDRRIILSAWNPSDLSLVALPPCHMFAQFYVANGELSCQMYQRSADMGLGVPFNIASYSLLTCMIAHVCDLVPGDFIHVIGDAHVYKTHVRPLQKQLRKLPRPFPTLEISPEKKDIDSFVATDFKLMDYDPHQKIEMKMAV, from the exons ATGGCTGGTTACAGCACCCTTACAGATGCTCCTAATGGCGATTCAAATATTCATTCTAAGCCTTTAAGGACTTACCAAGTTGTGGTAGCAGCAACTAGAAATATGGGCATAGGAAAGGATGGCAAATTGCCATGGAGATTACCTTCTGACCTCAAGTTTTTCAAGGAGATTACTATGGGTACATCAGATCCTTCTAAAAAGAATGCAGTGGTTATGGGTAGAAAAACATGGGAAAGTATCCCAATGGAATATCGACCTTTACCTGGCCGTCTGAATGTTGTGCTTACCCGTTCTGGAAGTTTTGACATTGCAACTGCCGAGAATGTTATTAGTTGTTCAAGCATTGTTTCAGCTTTGGAACTATTAGCAGCATCTCCTTATTGTCTATCGGTTGAGAAAGTTTTCGTTATAGGAGGTGGTCAAGTATTGAG GGAAGCTTTGAATGCTCCGGGATGTGATGCAATCCATTTTACTGAAATTGAGAACAATATTGAGTGCGACACTTTCATCCCTCCTGTTGATTCTGCGATTTACAAGCCATGGTACTCGTCCTTCCCGCGGGTAGAAAACAACATTCGGCATTATTTTGTGACTTATGTTCGGCTCAAGAGTTCCTTGGAGTCAGTTGTTGAAAATGAAGTGACATTTGATAATAATAAAGATTCCAGTAAATCTGAGACGGAAAAGTTCACCTTTTTGCCTAAGATGATTTTCGAGAGGCATGAAGAGTACAATTATTTGAATCTGGTTCAGGATATCATTTCTAATGGTAACACAAAAGATGATAGAACCGGGACCGGGACCCTGTCAAAGTTTGGTTCCCAG ATGAGGTTTAATCTCCGGAAATCTTTCCCACTTCTGACAACTAAG AAAGTATTTTGGCGAGCTGTTGTTGAAGAACTTTTGTGGTTTATCAGTGGTTCTACGAATGCAAAG GTTTTACAACAGAAAGGGATTCACATTTGGGATGGTAATGCATCCCGAGACTACCTTGACAG CATTGGTTTAACAGACAGGGAAGAGGGTGACTTGGGACCCGTATATGGGTTCCAATGGAGACACTTTGGTGCTAG GTACACTAATATGCATGCAGACTACAGTTGGCAAGGATTTGATCAATTGATAGATGTAATTGAAAAGATAAAGAACAAACCTGATGACAGGCGAATTATTCTTTCAGCTTGGAATCCATCGGATCTTAGTTTAGTGGCACTTCCACCATGTCACATGTTTGCACAG TTTTACGTAGCCAATGGGGAGCTATCATGCCAAATGTATCAACGATCTGCTGACATGGGTCTTGGTGTGCCGTTTAACATTGCATCTTATTCTCTTTTGACATGCATGATTGCTCATGTTTGCG ATCTTGTTCCTGGTGATTTCATCCATGTTATTGGTGATGCCCACGTTTACAAAACCCATGTTAGGCCTCTACAGAAACAACTTCGGAAACTTCCTAGACCTTTTCCT ACTTTGGAGATCAGTCCTGAGAAGAAGGATATAGATTCTTTTGTGGCGACTGATTTCAAGCTAATGGATTATGATCCTCACCAGAAGATAGAGATGAAAATGGCTGTTTAA